In Lodderomyces elongisporus chromosome 1, complete sequence, the DNA window ACGGTTCAAATTGGAAAGTGTTACCGTATCGAGATCCACAATATGAACTTCACCATACGCggacaaaatcaaattcttCAATAGTTCGCAACCGATGCCGCCTGCTCCCACCATTAGCACCTTTGTGTGCTTAACACGGTCTAAGCTTTTTTCACCAAGTATTCGTTTCAAATACGTATCCTTTGCCATCGATCGGTGTTGTTGATGGAAATTttattattgaaaaaaataaaaaaaataaaaaataaaaaaaaagtaaaaggaagaaagaaatggaCGGAGAGATGGATGAATGTATGTTGAGGGTTGAAGCTTAAAACTTGAAGTATAAAGTTTAAGAACGGCGGTAGCTTTCTTCCAGTTGGGTGATGAACTCGCGTctgaaaatagaaaaaaaaaaaaagagaaagaaacattcaagttttgaaaatttccGCTCACCCCAGGCTAAATTTGGCTCGAAGGTCACTGTCCTACGTCAATCCTTTAATTGtctcttaattttttcacaTCTGTTAAGGTGGAAAAACACATTCATTGAGCTACAGTAAAGAGGCCAGTGTGTTCTGAAGTACATATacgaatatatatatatatatatatatatatatatatgtaatatatctatatatcgATTGGATATGCGCATATACACATACGTATACAACTGTCAATTTGATTCAAGTACACAGTTCTCTCAGGCATTACGTTGTTTGTACTATTAAAAAGATAGAAAATTAAACTGTACGGAATTTAAAATAAGACTGTGCTTAAACACTGGTAAATAAAGCCCACACTCCCTTGGCATACAGGACTATTTCGTCTCCACCTAGCTTACTTTCACCATACAACCTATCAACAAAGCTGATGGGCACTTCTCCCACGGTGAACCCCAAACTTCTTGCCCTCACCATCATTTCCATCTGAAACACGTACCCTTTCGACTGGGTAACatcaataatttttttcaaaacatcTGTCTTGTACAACCTGAAACTACCCGTCAAGTCACTAACGTTTGGTCTCAACACAACTGTGGCTAAAAAGTTGGCTCCTCTTGAAATCAACTTTCTCTTAAAGTCCCATCCGTAAACTCCACCATTTCCTGCATACCTGGTTCCAGTGACAATATCGTAATCCTCGGTTTTCTGTTTAGCAATAAATTCAGGAATAGCTTCAGGATGATGACTGAAATCCGCATCCATGATAATGACAAAATTACCAGTGACATATTGTAATCCGTGTACATAGGCTGTTCCAAGCCCCAATTTTCCGGCACGAGGGCGCAACTGAATATGCTTTGAGCCATAAATATCAATGAGTTTCTTGGCCACTTCTTGTGTGCCATCAGGAGAATTGTCGTCAACTATAATCACCTCCCACTCCAACTTATGTTCAGTGAAAGTCTTGTTCAACAAGTATACCAAGATTGGAaggtttcttttctcattGTATGTTGGCAAGATAACCGAATATTTGTTAGCCGTCATCGTTGGGTGTATTACTAAAAATTGGTTAAAGGTGCAATGGCAATTAGAATATTAAACCCACTTTTGTAAACTGTTTTTGTACTTGCAATTGACTCTCCAACTATCTGTCTTTGAAATTCCATTCTCGCTCTCTGGCTCTCTGGTGATCTCCATGTTTGTttgtaatttgttttttttttttttttgctaatTTTTTGACGTGTCCTATAAATGAATTTTCCACCCGCCAACACAATCCCCCTTCCCTCCCACCTCTTTTGTACGCGCTTACAATACAAAATGAGGAAGTAAATAGGTGAATATTTTAACCACTAATGAAGACAAGGAAACATAAAGacaagaaaccaaaaacataaagacaagaaaccaaaaacataaagacaagaaacaaaaaaaaaaaacaaaaaagaaagtcaCTGAATCTACAAATGCCTCGATATGCTTAATTCATCATACTCGTCATACTTGGGAGTATCAAAACCTAAATTAgtgaattaaaaaatattgaaagaTTACAAATTATATATTCAATTAAACTACCCAGTGGTCCATTTGCTAATTTTTCAAGCTATCGGCATTTCTTGAGTAATCATTTAGAGCCGGTGAGTTTTCCctgttgtgtttttgtaAATGCTGGTGCATCAATATTCTCGATAAATCTGCTTGCGAAGCCCCCGGTGTATTTGTGTAGCTGGAATCGTGTCTAATGGTGTTTTTGAGTAATGGTGCACCAACGGGAACATTATTTGGAAGGACTGAACTTTGAGAGTTTAGATTATTGTAATGACAACTGTGATTgaattgttggtgttgttggtgttgctggtgttgttggtgttgttggtgttgttggtgttgctggtgtggGAAAGCTCTAGTTCGTAAATTTTGATGGATGTGCTGCTGTTGATGTAAATGGATCAAGTTATTGTTCAAGTTCAAAGGCTGTCCACTAgcagttgctgctgctattgCTGCTGCAGTGGAGTTGACCGAATGGATTGAGTTTGTGCTTTGCAAATTATTATAATCAACTATTGGCTTGGTTGCCCCACCGCACTTGAGGCAGGTCATATTTTTCGCAAAGTTGTGATACTGACAAAGGTTGCATTTCCAGTCACCTGCGCGAAAGGGTACATTATTGTTGTAATGCTTTTGCGTGTTTGCATTCGTTGAAAAGCTCTTGTTATTACTTGTAACACCAATCGAGGGTGTACTACCATTCCTGTTGGTGCTCTTGTGTGCTGGGTCGCGTTCTGGTGAGCTGGATTTGGACTCTGCCAACTTGGTCTCGATTTGATCGGTGTACATATTGGATTGCAGCTCGCGCAAACCCTGATAGCTTCCCACGTTGGGATCTCTTCGGCTCTCTATGCTTGCAGATTGGTTACCAGACGCCACCGGCACGGCTTTCGTATGCATCGACTCTTGTATGGCAACAGCACTCGAAGCTGGGAAGGAGCACCTGAAACATTGTGTTCTTctttgaaaatttgaaaacccACATGAGGGACATGTCCAATCGCCGGGACGAGGACGATTTTTCGAAGATGGAAACGGTACAAGCAAATCTCCCGCTGCATCAAGGATTTTGGAAGACGACGGCTGCACTTCAATAGCTACATCATTCAATACTTTCCCGTTCATTTTTAATGCTTCCATCGTCTCCTCGTGGCTACCAAATACCGCAAACCCGTCATTACTATTGATTGAGCCACTAGTGTTTGCATTCTCTAAATAGCCTAGTTTCCAGAATGCAACAGGACGCCCCCCATACTGGGTAAACCAATATTCTAATTCCAGATGCGTAGTTCCGTTTGGCAAAGAAGTTAGATATAGAACTTCGGACCGCTCTTCAAGAAAAGATTTCATATCCTGGGCAATATCATAAGGTTTTGTGAACGGATGATCATGCAGTTGactttcttcctcttcttcttcctcttcctcttcctcttcctcttcctcttcctcttcctcttcaatTTCCTCCTCGCCTTCCCGTGTTTTTCCTCCTTCCTTCTCTTGCTCcttttttgaaactttttttaACAACTCGATTGCAAGTTTAGTGATCAACTTTACTGATTCAAACAGTTCTTCATGGCTGTTATCGGTACTACTGCTTAGTTTCTCATCACGTACATTCAAAGACGTGTCATCGATTTGCAACGCATTTTTCATCTCCTCTAACAGTGGACTTGCACTTGCACTCGTATTTGAGCCTGCGTTAATACTGGCGTTGGTATTGGCACTGAAACTGGAATCCCCAAGTTTATATTCACCAGTGTGTTTTTGCCATTTGAGGTACTCTTTCAGTAGATCGAAATATCGGGGAAACTGCAAATACTGTGGTAGTGTAACTCCTTTATCACGAGCTTCTCTAGAGACTTGAACTTTCAACTTGAAGTCGTCGAGGACTATGAATGTAAATTCTCTGTTTTCCCCAATTATCTCCAGTTTCATATAAGTATCCAAAGTGTCAATCGCGTCTTTAAAAGACCCCGCGTTTCTCACATGCTCCCATGTCAAGTTACATTTCCTGGTACAGAATTGCGTGATTGGTGTATTCAGGGGTTTTATAAAAGTCGATTGAAAACTCAACACCTCTAATGATGCAACATCAATAACAGACCATGCAAGGTATATCAATTCGGTTGAGTCTTTTGAAATATAGGTATTCGTGTCGTCGCAAGTGGTGATGCTGTCAAACACGATATATACATCCCCCATCCTTATGTAGGTAAATAATAGACAACTATAGTTGATAAATTTTCGttatctttttcctttcttggCTAAAGTGCCTGATTGCGATGTTGCTATGAGCAAGTGGTTATAAATGTGGAAATACTAGTGTTGGTGTTTGTATTTACAATGATAACAATTATGATGCAAAGACGTAAAATCttggtttgttttctgTATTTGAATAACTTGTTGTGTTGATAAACaaaggtgaaaaaaaaaaattaaaaaaaaaaaaaaaaaagatacaTATACTTACAAAaataattcaaaaaaaaaaaaaaaagaaaaaaaaattaataaaaaatatttaaaaaaatatttaaaaaaatatttttaaaaaaaaaaagactgaAAAATGCGTCAAGAATAGTTTATTCTGGATAGCGTGATACCTATTCACGCAAGTACTCCATGGTCGGCATTGATTGTAAAAAGACTACTTGTATGGCGTAGCATGAATAAGGTCTATTAAGCCATAGCCAATGAGAACTATATATTGGCTGTCTTTAAATAGACGTCGGTGCCCCATCCAGGGTAAGTTTGCACGCTCAACAGACCCTTTGATCGTCTCTTACCTGTTTCAGCCTCATATGTATGCAGCCCCTCGACTGCCTCGTTGAATACCTCAATGTACTGCTTTGCCAATGGCAATCCGAATCCCATACCAGCAACATTCTTTCCTCCGCCTAGTTCTTCAGGAGGAACATTTAAAGTCTTGAATCCTTCACCTTCGTTACCTTCGTATGTGGTGAATGAATAGTCGAAAACATGGTCTAGCTCCTTTGTCGGAATCCCTTTACCTTTATCCCTAATTCTAATTTCCATGCCGCTTGCGTCGGAGTCGGTAATGGATACGGTGATTCGCACGGGGTCTAAAACTTTGTTTTCGATATGTGCACGGAATGAATTCTTAAGCAATTCCATAAAAACATAGTCAAGATGGTATTCAATATAAGGAAACAAGAGTTCCCCATTCAGACTTGCTTCGgctccttcttttgttgtgttggtggtggtggaggtggtggtggtggtggttgccAAGCCCGTAGTATTGCCTGGCTTCAAATTCGAATCGATTTCGACGGCTACTGATTGGTCGTATTGCAACATAGTAATGTCATTTACAAGCTCCACATTGTTCTTTATCACATCAAACACATTAAGCAATTTAATCACACCATTATACTTTCCTCCAGGAACAAATGTTTCCGGGTTGTTCAAAGACCTCGTAAGTTCAATGTGCTGGTGCGCAATAAGTCTCATTCGTATCCTCTCTTTAAGGTGGTTATCCAAAAAGTGTTTGACTTGGCTGGGAGTCAACAAGTTCTCCACTTCCCTAAAGCCTTTGGATAGACTTGGTAAGGTATCGGCATGTGCCTCAATAAACTTTGTCAAAACTTCCTCAGCGAAATCTTTATTCTCCTGCAAAGTGTGTGGGGTATACAAGCTGGCATTTAGCAACTTGCTCATCAGCTCTAAATATACATCGTAGTTCTCCAGAATGGAAGGGTTCAAGATTGCCAAGTAAGGAAGTTTGCGAAACTCTTTTAACCTGCGAGCGTTGAACACCAACAATTGCTCGATTGTCTCTCTGGCATTCTGTAAGATGAAAGATGGCGAAAGACGCGCAGATTGATTATATAGTTCGTTCACCAGGAAATGTGGGAGATTCTTCTTTGAGTAGTGCACGATGGGTTGCTCCAACACTGTTCTCACTTTATACTCTTCTAGAAACTTTTGTTGCTGCCGACATTCGTTCACAGCATCGGCTACGAATGAGTACCTTCTACAAAGGTATATGAACTTGATCCTGGTACTAAAAGACTTCCGCAATAACATAGAAGTggtgttgaagaagaaataaaaattcaataaagaaaaaagaaaagtgaaagGTGAAAttggaaggaaaaaagaaacaatgaaaacaaaaaaaataaaaatttggtATTGTCGTTGATACAAGTGGAATTCTATttgataaagaaataaattgtGGAGTGCTTTGCTTTTAGAGGACAAAAGACTTgtgcgaaatagaagagaaggagaaaaaagaaaaatttcaaataaattcaaaaaatcaaaaaatcaaaaatcttcaaagaagaagaaaaagaaagaaagaaagaaagaaagaaagctAATCTTTCGCTG includes these proteins:
- the DPM1 gene encoding dolichol-P-mannose synthesis (BUSCO:EOG09264272; CAZy:GT2_Glycos_transf), whose translation is MTANKYSVILPTYNEKRNLPILVYLLNKTFTEHKLEWEVIIVDDNSPDGTQEVAKKLIDIYGSKHIQLRPRAGKLGLGTAYVHGLQYVTGNFVIIMDADFSHHPEAIPEFIAKQKTEDYDIVTGTRYAGNGGVYGWDFKRKLISRGANFLATVVLRPNVSDLTGSFRLYKTDVLKKIIDVTQSKGYVFQMEMMVRARSLGFTVGEVPISFVDRLYGESKLGGDEIVSYAKGVWALFTSV
- the NRP1 gene encoding Asparagine-rich protein (ARP protein); its protein translation is MGDVYIVFDSITTCDDTNTYISKDSTELIYLAWSVIDVASLEVLSFQSTFIKPSNTPITQFCTRKCNLTWEHVRNAGSFKDAIDTLDTYMKSEIIGENREFTFIVLDDFKLKVQVSREARDKGVTLPQYLQFPRYFDLSKEYLKWQKHTGEYKLGDSSFSANTNASINAGSNTSASASPSLEEMKNALQIDDTSLNVRDEKLSSSTDNSHEESFESVKLITKLAIELLKKVSKKEQEKEGGKTREGEEEIEEEEEEEEEEEEEEEEEEEESQSHDHPFTKPYDIAQDMKSFLEERSEVLYLTSLPNGTTHSELEYWFTQYGGRPVAFWKLGYLENANTSGSINSNDGFAVFGSHEETMEALKMNGKVLNDVAIEVQPSSSKILDAAGDLLVPFPSSKNRPRPGDWTCPSCGFSNFQRRTQCFRCSFPASSAVAIQESMHTKAVPVASGNQSASIESRRDPNVGSYQGLRESQSNMYTDQIETKLAESKSSSPERDPAHKSTNRNGSTPSIGVTSNNKSFSTNANTQKHYNNNVPFRAGDWKCNLCQYHNFAKNMTCLKCGGATKPIVDYNNLQSTNSIHSVNSTAAAIAAATASGQPLNLNNNLIHLHQQQHIHQNLRTRAFPHQQHQQHQQHQQHQQHQQHQQFNHSCHYNNLNSQSSVLPNNVPVGAPLLKNTIRHDSSYTNTPGASQADLSRILMHQHLQKHNRENSPALNDYSRNADSLKN